The following proteins are encoded in a genomic region of Streptomyces lunaelactis:
- a CDS encoding GntR family transcriptional regulator, protein MAVSAQRRPVVVLYERIADAIHEGTYPPGSTLPSEPRLATELGVSRPALREALLLLQEDGLLSVRRGVGRTVNDRPPRRGYEHIQPLEELLSAGSPLRVRPLLRAVEEPTDFTTQHLLAPARAELRFWESLLAGEGTAAALSQEWAAAEEVLDEVHPAFAAALRAAPAPATSMLAVLTATSRGVALTAHSGVTATLLGQRRGEQLGRAPDTPAVLVTQVVRVEDTPILAAKHMLPTGAPAMPVLQSN, encoded by the coding sequence GTGGCAGTCAGCGCGCAGCGGAGGCCGGTCGTCGTTCTGTACGAGCGGATCGCGGACGCCATCCACGAAGGCACCTATCCGCCGGGCTCCACGCTCCCCTCCGAGCCCAGGCTCGCGACCGAGCTGGGGGTCAGCCGGCCCGCCCTCCGCGAGGCCCTGCTGCTGCTCCAGGAGGACGGGCTCCTGTCGGTACGGCGCGGGGTCGGCCGGACCGTCAACGACCGTCCGCCGAGGCGTGGTTACGAACACATCCAGCCGCTGGAGGAGCTGCTGTCCGCCGGCTCCCCGCTCCGGGTCCGGCCCCTGCTGCGCGCCGTGGAGGAGCCCACCGACTTCACCACCCAGCATCTGCTGGCGCCGGCCAGGGCGGAGCTGCGGTTCTGGGAGTCCCTGCTGGCCGGGGAGGGTACGGCGGCGGCGCTCAGCCAGGAGTGGGCGGCGGCCGAAGAGGTACTGGACGAGGTGCATCCGGCCTTCGCCGCCGCACTGCGGGCCGCCCCGGCCCCGGCCACCTCGATGCTCGCGGTGCTGACCGCGACCTCGCGCGGGGTGGCACTGACGGCGCACAGCGGGGTGACCGCGACCCTGCTCGGGCAGCGGCGCGGAGAGCAGCTGGGCCGGGCGCCCGACACCCCCGCCGTGCTGGTCACACAGGTGGTACGGGTGGAGGACACCCCGATCCTGGCGGCCAAGCACATGCTGCCCACAGGGGCGCCCGCCATGCCCGTACTCCAGTCGAACTGA
- a CDS encoding LapA family protein, which yields MSPKEASSRAKGGVSGRFTPARIIVIVIAILAVVFIFENTRHVKVRLLIPEVTMPLYLSFLAMFVIGVLCGWFLFRRRAR from the coding sequence ATGAGTCCCAAGGAAGCATCGAGCAGAGCGAAGGGCGGCGTCAGCGGCCGGTTCACGCCGGCCAGGATCATCGTGATCGTGATCGCGATCCTGGCGGTCGTCTTCATCTTCGAGAACACCCGCCACGTCAAAGTCCGGCTCCTGATCCCCGAAGTGACCATGCCGCTGTACTTGAGCTTCCTCGCGATGTTCGTGATCGGCGTCCTGTGCGGCTGGTTCCTCTTCCGCAGGCGCGCCAGGTGA